From one Acidobacteriota bacterium genomic stretch:
- a CDS encoding nucleotidyl transferase AbiEii/AbiGii toxin family protein, whose amino-acid sequence MSGDRLTALQRRILGVLAEITPRWTLTGGGALAGVHLGHRGTRDLDLFWRNRSELGNVVADAMSVLRAAGLEIHVLRTAPAFSELRVSDGRETCVVDLVAEPFAAIEPPEQTLIDGAAISVDSKHEILASKLATLLERSEVRDLVDVKALLDAGGDLQAGLRDAPKKDAGFSSLTLAWVLRDFDPLPAVKALGWSAREVEELVSFRQWLITQLTASAAPE is encoded by the coding sequence GTGTCTGGCGATAGGCTCACGGCCCTCCAGCGCCGCATCCTTGGAGTGCTTGCTGAGATCACTCCGCGCTGGACGTTGACGGGTGGAGGCGCCCTGGCGGGGGTGCACTTGGGCCACCGTGGGACCAGGGATCTGGACCTCTTCTGGAGGAACCGATCGGAGCTCGGCAACGTCGTAGCCGACGCCATGTCGGTGTTGCGAGCGGCGGGCCTCGAAATTCATGTTCTCAGGACGGCACCCGCGTTCAGCGAGCTCCGCGTGTCGGACGGACGAGAGACCTGTGTGGTGGACCTCGTCGCCGAGCCCTTCGCCGCAATCGAGCCTCCAGAGCAGACACTCATCGATGGTGCGGCCATTTCAGTGGATAGCAAGCACGAGATTCTCGCGAGCAAGCTCGCAACATTGCTCGAGCGATCCGAAGTCCGTGACCTGGTCGACGTCAAAGCGCTGCTGGACGCAGGGGGCGATCTCCAAGCGGGCTTGCGCGACGCCCCCAAAAAGGACGCCGGGTTCTCGTCCTTGACGCTGGCCTGGGTACTGAGAGACTTCGACCCGCTTCCGGCGGTGAAAGCGCTCGGCTGGAGCGCCCGCGAAGTGGAGGAACTGGTGTCCTTCCGTCAGTGGCTGATAACGCAACTCACGGCCAGCGCTGCTCCGGAATAG
- a CDS encoding SulP family inorganic anion transporter — protein MTSTAAGPPGAPTFRFDTVAGLTAAAVVLPKAMAYASVAGLPVAVGLYTAFVPTAVYALLGSSRVLSVSSTTTLGILAGTQLGLAVPDGDPAKLVTATATLVALVGAMLVVARLLKLGFVANFISTPVLTGFKAGIGLVIVLDQVPKLLGVHIAKQGFFRDVLGVARHVPETSQVTLLVAGATLLVLIGMERLWPHSPAPLVAVGGGIAASWFFGLEALGVSTVGLIPRGFPSLTLPDPALIAHLAPGALGIALMSFTETIAAGRAFAAPDDPPIDANRELVATGAANLGGALLGAMPAGGGTSQTAVVRAAGGRSQKASLVTAGTALATMLFLAPLLGLLPNATLAAVVIVYSIGLIQPSEFRGILKVRTMEFRWAIAAMLGVLVFGTLKGIVVAVILSMIGLASQTAHPRVSVIGRKRGADVLRPLSPEHPDDETFEGLLILRPEGRLYFANAQNVGDQIRALVEQYRPRVVALDLSRVHDIEYSALQMLIERERRVTDGGVVVWLVGMNPGVLEVVRKAGLDERLGRERMLFNARAAIERYQALGRS, from the coding sequence ATGACCAGCACGGCCGCAGGTCCGCCAGGCGCCCCCACGTTTCGATTCGACACGGTTGCCGGGCTCACGGCCGCGGCAGTCGTCTTGCCCAAGGCGATGGCCTACGCGTCGGTCGCGGGCCTGCCCGTCGCCGTCGGGCTCTACACCGCGTTCGTCCCGACGGCCGTCTACGCGCTGCTCGGCTCGTCGCGCGTCCTCAGCGTCAGCAGCACCACCACGCTGGGGATCCTCGCCGGCACGCAGCTGGGCCTCGCGGTGCCGGACGGCGATCCGGCGAAGCTCGTGACGGCGACCGCCACGCTCGTCGCGCTCGTGGGCGCGATGCTGGTCGTGGCGAGGCTCCTGAAGCTGGGGTTCGTCGCCAACTTCATCTCCACGCCGGTTCTGACGGGCTTCAAGGCCGGCATCGGCCTCGTGATCGTGCTGGACCAGGTGCCGAAGCTCCTCGGAGTCCACATCGCGAAGCAGGGCTTCTTCCGCGACGTCCTCGGCGTCGCGCGCCACGTCCCGGAGACCTCGCAGGTCACGCTTCTCGTGGCCGGCGCGACGCTGCTCGTCCTGATCGGCATGGAGCGCCTCTGGCCTCACTCGCCCGCGCCGCTCGTCGCCGTCGGCGGCGGGATTGCCGCGTCGTGGTTCTTCGGCCTCGAGGCGCTGGGCGTCTCGACGGTGGGCCTGATCCCGCGGGGATTTCCGTCGCTCACGCTGCCGGATCCCGCCCTGATCGCCCATCTGGCCCCGGGCGCGCTCGGAATCGCCCTCATGAGCTTCACGGAGACGATCGCGGCGGGCCGCGCCTTCGCGGCGCCCGACGATCCGCCGATCGACGCGAACCGCGAGCTGGTCGCCACGGGGGCCGCCAACCTCGGGGGCGCGCTGCTCGGCGCGATGCCGGCCGGCGGCGGCACCTCGCAGACCGCGGTCGTGCGCGCCGCGGGCGGCAGGTCGCAGAAGGCGTCGCTCGTCACCGCGGGGACGGCGCTCGCGACCATGCTGTTTCTGGCGCCCCTGCTGGGCCTGCTGCCGAACGCCACGCTTGCGGCGGTCGTCATCGTCTACTCGATCGGGCTGATCCAGCCCTCGGAATTCCGCGGCATTCTCAAAGTGCGCACGATGGAGTTCCGATGGGCGATCGCCGCCATGCTCGGGGTGCTCGTGTTCGGCACGCTGAAAGGCATCGTCGTGGCGGTCATCCTTTCGATGATCGGTCTGGCCAGCCAGACGGCCCATCCGCGCGTCTCCGTCATCGGCCGAAAGCGCGGAGCCGATGTCCTCCGGCCGCTCTCGCCCGAGCACCCCGACGACGAGACGTTCGAGGGCCTCCTGATCCTGCGGCCCGAGGGTCGCCTCTACTTCGCGAACGCCCAGAACGTGGGCGACCAGATTCGAGCGCTCGTGGAGCAGTACAGGCCGCGCGTCGTCGCGCTGGACCTGAGCCGCGTGCACGACATCGAGTACTCCGCCCTCCAGATGCTGATCGAGCGCGAGAGACGCGTGACCGACGGCGGCGTCGTGGTCTGGCTCGTGGGGATGAACCCCGGCGTCCTCGAGGTCGTGCGCAAGGCCGGGCTGGACGAGCGCCTCGGCCGCGAGCGCATGCTCTTCAACGCGCGCGCGGCGATCGAACGGTATCAGGCGCTTGGCCGATCCTGA